Genomic segment of Pseudothermotoga hypogea DSM 11164 = NBRC 106472:
TATCGTACTTCAAGGTTTTGTACTCTATGGGGAAGGACCACTCCACTTGCTCGTTTCCCGCGGGACGATAGTAGTTGTAAACGTACTTTCTGAAAGAGTACGGTGTTTTGAACCAACCTTCGTTCAGCATCGCTCCGTCTACGTCCGCCACCTTCACGATGTACCATGTGAAGTCGAAGAGCTTTCTCAGCTCCTCGTTCCGCGCCAACTCCCAGGACAGATAATCCAACATGAGACTTCCCACAGGTTCGTTGGGATGTGGAAAACCGTAAAGCAACGCATTTTTCTTCCCGTGACCGATTTTGAGACAGTAAATAGGCTCCCCTGAGACAGATTCACCCACCTGTTTCATCTCCACGAGGTTTGGAAACTGCTTTGCCAACGCTTTCGAAGACTCGTTCAACTCTTCCACGATCATGAACCCCGTGTAGTTCGGTACGTTCTCGATCACTTTCTCCAGAACACTCACTGTGAACACCTCCTATGTTTTCAGATAGAGCCAGCACGCCACTGAATGGCTCGGTTCGATCTCGATCAAAGGTGGCATCTGCTCCACGCACTTTTCAAAACTGTACGGACATCTTGGTGCAAAAACACAACCTGAGCCAATCGCCGTCTCAACGTCCAACTTCTTAACACTGATTTTCTCGCGCTTCTTGAATATCGAGGGAGAATAGCTCATCAAGATGCGTGTATAAGGATGCAGAGGAGATTCCACGATGCGCTTCGCCGTCGATAGTTCCACAGTTTTCCCAAGGTACAATACCATGATGCGGTCGCACACGTGTCCTGCGAGTGACAGATCGTGCGTGATGAACAAGACCGTGGTTTTTTCCCTCTCGACCAGATCGAGCAACAGATTCACAACGCTCGCTCTGACCGATAGATCGAGCATCGACACACATTCATCGGCCACCAAGAAAGTCGGCTTCAGCAACATCGCACGTATTATGGATATCCTCTGCAGCTGACCTCCGGACAGTTCGTGGGGATAACGGTTCAGAAACGCATCAGGTGGCTCAAAACCAGCATCTTTCATGTATCCCAGTATTTTCTCTCTCCTCTCCGCATCGTTGTCGCAGATGCGGTTTATTCTCATCGGTAACAACAGCGATTGCTCGATACGAAGTCTCGGATCGAAAGATTCGTAAGGGTTCTGAAAGATGATCTGAATCTGTCTTCTGGTGTCCGAATCGAGCTTCAACGTGCCGCTCAATTTCAGGCCCTTGAACGTTATCTCTCCAGACGTCTCACGCTCCAACCTGCTCAGCACGAGCCCCAGAGTCGTCTTCCCGCAGCCACTCTCTCCTATCACACCGAAGAGTTCACCTGGTTCTATATCAAAAGAAACCCCGTCGAGTGCCTTGACTGAATAATGCTTTTTGATCAGACCGGCTGAGTAATACTTCTTCAGATTTTTGACGCTGAGCAGACTCATACGCGAGCCCCCACTTTCAAGCAGGCGACTCTTCGACCATCGACTTCCTCCGTACTCGGAACAGTCGTGAAACATTCTTCGTTTGCTATGGGACATCTCGGTGCAAAAACGCACCGATGAATTGATTCCGACAGATCGGGAAGGTTGCCTGGTATGCCGAACAGTCTTCTTTCACGAGCAAAATCTGGCAGAGATCTCACCAGCCCCTGCGTGTACGGATGGAGTGGCTGTTGGAGGATCTGCTCGGTTGTTCCGTGTTCGACCAACCTGCCGGCGTACATGACAACGATCTCATCGCAGAGCTCAGACACAACACCAAGATCGTGCGAGATCACCAAGCCTGTTAAGGAAAGGCTCTTCACCAGAGATTTGATCTCCTCGATGATCTGTCCTTGCGTCACAACGTCGAGCGCAGTGGTGGCTTCGTCGAAGATGATGAATTTTGGATGGTTCAGAAGGGCCAGGGCTATCATTATCCTCTGCATCATTCCCCCAGACAGTTGATGTGGATACGCCTTGAGAACTCGTTCTGGAAGATTCACCATCCGAAGGAGTTGTTTCAACCTGTCGATGATCTCTTCCTCGGTGAGATTGGGATTGTGGGCCTTCATCGCATCGGCCAATTGATTTCCGACCTTGTGCACTGGGCTCAAGGCGTTCAGAGATTTCTGAAAAACCATCGAGAACTCCTTCCAACGTATCTTTCTCATGTCTTCTTCGCCCAAGGAGAGAACGTCGTATCCGAGAAGTTCTATTCTTCCATCGACGACAATCGCATTGATGGGAAGCAAACGGATGATGGTATGAGCCAGTGTGCTCTTTCCCGAACCGGATTCTCCCACGATGCCCACGAACTCCCCATCTTCGACTTTGAAGCTCACGTTTTCGACTGCATGTATCACTTTCTTACTGATTTTGTAGTGCACAGTCAGATCTTGCACATTCAGCACAACGTTTTTCACTCGTTTCTCACCTCGCTGAGCTTGGGGTACAGCGCTTGCTGTAAACCATCGCCGATGAAAGAGAAGGTGACGACGGTTATCACCGTGAAGATCCCCGGGAACACGATGCTCCACCACGCGAACGACATGTAGCTTCGTGCGTCGTTTATCATCTTACCCCAGCTCACGACACTCGGATCACCCAAACCGAGGAAGCTCAGCGCGGCCTCGGTGAGTATCGCTCCGCCTATCTGCATCGCACTGTTGGCCACGACGGGGTACATGCCGTTGGGAATGATGTGTGTGAATATGATCCTCATTGGGCTCTCACCGTTGGCCCTCGCGATCTTGACGAAGGCTTTCTCCTTTATGCTCATCGTTTGGGCTCTCATTATCCTCGCATTCGACGGCCAGGTAGTCAAACCTATCACGAGCATTATGTAGACTAAGTTCCGACCAAAAACGGCCACTATGATTAGGATCAGGAAGAATACGGGGAACATCAGGAAAGAATCGATGATCTTGCTTATCACTTCGTCGAAAACTCCTCCGATGTACCCAGACAGCGCCCCAATGACGATGCCTATGAGTGCTGAGAGACCTGCGGCCACAAACCCCACCGTCAGTGATACCCTCGCACCATAGACAACGCGCGAGAAAACGTCTCGACCGAGGTGGTCCGTTCCGAACGGATGTACCTTGCTCGGTGGACTGAGCATGTCGTGGGATATGTCGGTCGGTTTGTAGGGTGCTATCACGGGTGCGAAGAGCGCCATGATCAAC
This window contains:
- a CDS encoding ABC transporter ATP-binding protein, with the protein product MKNVVLNVQDLTVHYKISKKVIHAVENVSFKVEDGEFVGIVGESGSGKSTLAHTIIRLLPINAIVVDGRIELLGYDVLSLGEEDMRKIRWKEFSMVFQKSLNALSPVHKVGNQLADAMKAHNPNLTEEEIIDRLKQLLRMVNLPERVLKAYPHQLSGGMMQRIMIALALLNHPKFIIFDEATTALDVVTQGQIIEEIKSLVKSLSLTGLVISHDLGVVSELCDEIVVMYAGRLVEHGTTEQILQQPLHPYTQGLVRSLPDFARERRLFGIPGNLPDLSESIHRCVFAPRCPIANEECFTTVPSTEEVDGRRVACLKVGARV
- a CDS encoding ABC transporter permease is translated as MRFRTDFAKRYLSSRYGLAGLIMFLLMLIMALFAPVIAPYKPTDISHDMLSPPSKVHPFGTDHLGRDVFSRVVYGARVSLTVGFVAAGLSALIGIVIGALSGYIGGVFDEVISKIIDSFLMFPVFFLILIIVAVFGRNLVYIMLVIGLTTWPSNARIMRAQTMSIKEKAFVKIARANGESPMRIIFTHIIPNGMYPVVANSAMQIGGAILTEAALSFLGLGDPSVVSWGKMINDARSYMSFAWWSIVFPGIFTVITVVTFSFIGDGLQQALYPKLSEVRNE
- a CDS encoding oligopeptide/dipeptide ABC transporter ATP-binding protein, translated to MSLLSVKNLKKYYSAGLIKKHYSVKALDGVSFDIEPGELFGVIGESGCGKTTLGLVLSRLERETSGEITFKGLKLSGTLKLDSDTRRQIQIIFQNPYESFDPRLRIEQSLLLPMRINRICDNDAERREKILGYMKDAGFEPPDAFLNRYPHELSGGQLQRISIIRAMLLKPTFLVADECVSMLDLSVRASVVNLLLDLVEREKTTVLFITHDLSLAGHVCDRIMVLYLGKTVELSTAKRIVESPLHPYTRILMSYSPSIFKKREKISVKKLDVETAIGSGCVFAPRCPYSFEKCVEQMPPLIEIEPSHSVACWLYLKT